Genomic segment of SAR202 cluster bacterium:
CTTTCCCTTTGACGCTGAGCGTACTCGCCAATGCTCTCCCGGTTCACGGCTACCTCCCTGGGATTTCGGTAACCGTAGTTTTGAGACAATCACTTTATTTCGGTAACCATATTTTTAATGTCATGCGTGGACTTGACCCAGGAGGAGCCGTCACACCTATTTGTGAACGGAGGGCGTTAGAGATGGCTAAGCAAGACATCGCCAGGCTGAGCCTGACCCAGCTTTCGACCAAGCTAAAGGCTAAAGAGGTGTCGCCGGTGGAGGCGCTGGACGCCGTCTTCGAGCGCATCGATGAGGCCGACGCCGCGCTGAATTCCCACATCACCCTCTGCCGGGAGGAGGCGCGAAAGCAGGCTAAAGAGGCGGAGCGCCAGATTCTACAAGGCCAGTACCTCGGCCCGCTGCACGGCGTGCCGCTGGGCCTGAAGGACATCATCGCCACCAAGGGCGTGCGGACGACTATGGGCTCGCAGGTCTTCGCCGACTGGGCGCCGGACTACGACGCCACGGTGTCGCGGCGGCTCAAGGACGCGGGGGCGGTGATAACCGGCAAGCAGCACTGCCACGAGTTCGCCTGGTCTCACCACAATAAGAAGTACGGGCCGGTACGCAATCCATGGGACCAGGGCCGCGAGCCGGGCGGCTCCAGTTCCGGCACTGGAGCAGCGGTGGCGAGTTATATGTGCTACGGCGGCATCGGCTCCGACACGGGCGGCTCCATACGCATACCGGCCTCGCTGTGCGGCATCGTTGGCTTGAAGCCGACCTATGGCCGCGTCAGCCGCCATGGCGTTTTCCCGCTGTCCTGGTCGTTAGACCACCTGGGGCCAATGACCCGGACGGTGGAGGACACGGCCATCATTCTCCAGGCCATCGCCGGTCCGGACGCCAAGGACCCCACCACCCTTAACACGCCGCCCGCGCCCTATTATGCCGGCGCGATGAAGCGGGACATCAAGGGCGTGAGGCTGGGCGTGCCTGCCGACCATTTCTTCGACCACGCCGACAAGGAGACCAAGGCGGCGATAGATAAGGCGTTGGGGGTTTTGGAGAAGGCGGGGGCTGTGGTAGAGGAGGTTAAGACACCCATGGCCAACTACATTATCCCGGCCTGGTGGACGGTCATCGCGTCGGAGGTCGCCAGCGTCCACGAGCCTTATTTGAAGAAGTGGGGCAAGACATACACGCAGTCGCTGCTGGACGTGGCGGGGCCGGGGTGGTTCCTGCCTGCCGCCACGGTTCTGAAGGCGCAGCGCGCGCGGGCGATGATCACTCGCGGGTTCAACGAGTTGCTGCGAAAGGTGGACGCGCTGATAACGCCGGCG
This window contains:
- a CDS encoding aspartyl/glutamyl-tRNA amidotransferase subunit A → MRGLDPGGAVTPICERRALEMAKQDIARLSLTQLSTKLKAKEVSPVEALDAVFERIDEADAALNSHITLCREEARKQAKEAERQILQGQYLGPLHGVPLGLKDIIATKGVRTTMGSQVFADWAPDYDATVSRRLKDAGAVITGKQHCHEFAWSHHNKKYGPVRNPWDQGREPGGSSSGTGAAVASYMCYGGIGSDTGGSIRIPASLCGIVGLKPTYGRVSRHGVFPLSWSLDHLGPMTRTVEDTAIILQAIAGPDAKDPTTLNTPPAPYYAGAMKRDIKGVRLGVPADHFFDHADKETKAAIDKALGVLEKAGAVVEEVKTPMANYIIPAWWTVIASEVASVHEPYLKKWGKTYTQSLLDVAGPGWFLPAATVLKAQRARAMITRGFNELLRKVDALITPASPIPAWPLGGMLNLGKNSAESIGVVVSCTGPFNLTGLPSMSVPCGLNKDALPLGMQISGRAFDEAMVLRVGYAYEQLSPPPRLKI